One window from the genome of Streptococcus salivarius encodes:
- a CDS encoding PTS cellobiose transporter subunit IIA produces the protein MNQEELQVAAFEIILHSGTARTEIHEAFADMREGRFDEAEAKLDHSNEEILEAHHAQTKLLQDYASGVEIKIEIIMVHAQDHLMTTMTLLEVAKEMLVLHRKVG, from the coding sequence ATGAATCAAGAAGAACTACAGGTTGCAGCCTTTGAAATTATTCTTCATTCAGGCACTGCTAGAACAGAAATTCATGAAGCGTTTGCTGATATGCGAGAAGGACGTTTTGACGAAGCGGAAGCTAAGTTAGACCATTCAAATGAAGAAATTTTAGAAGCACACCATGCACAAACAAAACTTTTGCAAGACTATGCAAGTGGTGTGGAAATCAAGATTGAAATTATTATGGTGCATGCTCAAGACCATTTAATGACTACAATGACTCTATTGGAAGTGGCAAAAGAAATGCTGGTTCTTCATAGAAAGGTTGGCTAA
- a CDS encoding BglG family transcription antiterminator, translating to MRVSNTREKGILQFLLKHRERYVTSKELAEYLSCSDRTVRNHLKSIDQTLNLQGVRLVSKQGQGYRLIFESQEVCQTFRLIYELGNDYSTKTSMSQGDDRLAFILNKLLFEQVPVLFDDLVEELYVSRSTLSNDFKKIRQMLADYSLTIESRANKGVYVSGEERDKRRFIMSYFLENQFFKALHTYVKSNFFDQNLPLEELAKIVLEECQEANLKLSDFVLQNLVVHIALAIGRIKSGFEISNLDCQMVDNDIERQVAKRILSRVSSVTNQEFPVQEIDYITLHLLAKSQLPQNNQTEFSKEALRDSVVQSFKTLGLDDIYHFSSDFQLIESLITHLMTLQVRLASHINLSNPLVDEVKQNYSDVFFMTKEILANMEAFSQATISDDEIVYVCLHFLAAIERRKENHKFSVLAICATGFGAAQMLKNRLESELGNRIEVVDVIGYYELNQEKIDGIDFIVSAVDLSNLYFQIPVFTVSVFLKTEEISQIRQAMDQMQVSRIGNRSEVARIKDDNFKQYFSQDNFFVWTKCDKTRLLEEMAEGLSVGESDDFKQSLLYEIKQREDLSSVVFSQRVAVPHPIRPLGKEVKVSVAICQEPISWDNQSSHIQLVFLLSPSLYGNDGLKDVTKKIVSLTENDDLQKQLINCKDFEDFITIFEKIT from the coding sequence ATGAGAGTGTCAAATACTAGAGAAAAAGGCATCCTTCAATTCTTGTTAAAGCACAGGGAACGTTATGTTACAAGTAAGGAACTTGCTGAATACTTGTCCTGTTCGGATAGAACTGTACGTAATCACTTGAAATCAATTGATCAAACCTTAAATCTCCAAGGTGTTAGGTTAGTGTCAAAACAAGGACAAGGCTATCGACTAATTTTTGAAAGTCAAGAAGTTTGCCAAACCTTTCGTCTAATCTATGAATTAGGCAACGATTATAGTACAAAAACGTCTATGTCTCAAGGTGATGATCGTCTAGCCTTCATTTTAAATAAGCTCTTGTTTGAACAGGTTCCGGTTCTTTTTGATGATTTAGTTGAGGAGCTATATGTTAGTCGATCAACTTTATCTAATGATTTTAAAAAGATTCGCCAGATGCTAGCTGACTATAGCTTAACTATAGAGAGTAGAGCGAATAAAGGTGTCTATGTTTCTGGTGAAGAACGTGACAAACGTCGCTTTATTATGAGTTATTTCTTGGAAAATCAGTTTTTTAAAGCATTGCATACTTATGTGAAGTCAAATTTTTTTGACCAAAATCTTCCATTAGAGGAGTTGGCAAAGATTGTTTTAGAAGAATGTCAGGAAGCTAATCTGAAGTTATCGGATTTTGTCTTACAAAATTTAGTTGTTCATATAGCATTAGCAATAGGTCGTATCAAGTCTGGTTTTGAAATTAGTAACTTAGACTGTCAGATGGTAGACAATGACATTGAACGCCAGGTTGCTAAGAGGATTCTTTCAAGAGTCAGTAGTGTAACCAATCAGGAATTTCCAGTTCAAGAGATTGATTATATTACCCTACATCTGTTAGCTAAAAGTCAGTTACCCCAAAACAATCAAACAGAGTTTTCTAAAGAGGCACTGAGAGACTCGGTGGTCCAAAGCTTTAAAACCTTAGGGTTAGATGATATATATCACTTTTCTTCGGATTTTCAGCTTATTGAGAGCCTTATAACTCATTTGATGACCTTACAGGTACGTTTAGCCAGTCATATTAATCTTAGTAATCCATTGGTAGATGAGGTTAAACAGAATTATAGTGATGTATTCTTCATGACCAAGGAAATTCTTGCAAATATGGAAGCTTTTTCACAGGCTACTATATCTGACGATGAAATAGTTTATGTCTGTCTTCATTTCTTGGCTGCTATCGAACGTCGAAAAGAAAACCATAAATTTTCAGTATTGGCGATTTGTGCGACAGGATTTGGAGCTGCTCAAATGCTTAAAAATCGTCTTGAATCTGAGCTTGGGAATCGTATAGAGGTGGTTGATGTCATAGGTTACTATGAGTTGAACCAAGAAAAAATAGACGGTATTGATTTTATTGTATCGGCTGTTGATTTATCAAACCTTTACTTTCAGATACCAGTTTTTACAGTGAGTGTTTTTCTTAAAACCGAAGAAATATCTCAGATCCGTCAGGCTATGGACCAGATGCAAGTTTCGAGAATTGGAAATCGTTCAGAAGTAGCTCGGATTAAAGACGATAATTTTAAACAATACTTTAGTCAAGATAACTTCTTTGTATGGACGAAATGCGATAAAACACGACTATTGGAAGAAATGGCTGAAGGTCTATCTGTCGGTGAATCAGATGATTTCAAACAATCTTTACTTTACGAAATTAAACAGCGTGAGGACTTAAGTTCTGTCGTCTTTTCCCAAAGAGTTGCAGTTCCACATCCCATTAGACCATTGGGGAAAGAAGTTAAAGTCTCAGTTGCTATCTGTCAAGAACCTATATCTTGGGATAATCAAAGTTCACATATTCAACTTGTTTTTCTTTTATCACCATCATTATATGGTAATGATGGGTTGAAGGATGTGACGAAGAAAATAGTTTCCTTAACAGAAAATGATGACTTACAAAAGCAATTAATCAATTGCAAGGATTTTGAAGATTTTATTACAATTTTTGAAAAAATAACATAG
- a CDS encoding 6-phospho-beta-glucosidase, giving the protein MTTFKDGFLWGGAVAAHQLEGGWQEGGKGISVADVMTAGRHGVAREITPGVLEGKYYPNHEAIDFYHRYKGDIALFAEMGFKCFRTSIAWTRIFPKGDELEPNEEGLQFYDDLFDECLKHGIEPVITLSHFEMPYHLVTEYGGWKNRKLIDFFVRFAEVVFKRYKDKVKYWMTFNEINNQANYQEDFAPFTNSGIVYEEGDDREAIMYQAAHYELVASARAVKIGHEINPDFQIGCMIAMCPIYPATCNPKDILMAMKAMQKRYYFTDVHVFGKYPEHILKYWERKGISVDFTDQDKEDLLGGTVDYIGFSYYMSFAIDSHRENNPHFDYLETEDLVKNNYVQASEWEWQIDPEGLRYALNWFTDHYHLPLFIVENGFGAIDQVEADGMVHDDYRIDYLGAHIREMKKAVVEDGVDLMGYTPWGCIDLVSAGTGEMRKRYGFIYVDKDDDGQGSYERSPKKSFNWYKEVIASNGATVE; this is encoded by the coding sequence ATGACTACTTTTAAAGATGGATTTTTGTGGGGTGGTGCTGTAGCTGCTCATCAACTTGAAGGTGGATGGCAAGAAGGTGGTAAGGGTATCAGTGTTGCTGATGTCATGACAGCTGGTCGCCATGGAGTTGCCCGTGAAATTACACCGGGTGTTTTGGAAGGTAAATATTATCCAAATCATGAGGCCATAGATTTTTACCATCGTTACAAAGGAGATATAGCGCTTTTTGCTGAAATGGGATTTAAGTGCTTCCGAACATCAATTGCTTGGACACGTATTTTCCCAAAGGGTGATGAATTAGAGCCCAATGAAGAAGGGTTGCAGTTTTATGATGATCTTTTTGATGAGTGCTTGAAGCATGGAATTGAACCTGTAATTACTTTATCCCATTTTGAGATGCCTTATCATTTGGTTACAGAATATGGTGGGTGGAAAAATCGCAAATTGATTGATTTCTTTGTTCGCTTTGCAGAAGTCGTATTCAAACGTTATAAAGATAAAGTTAAATACTGGATGACCTTCAATGAAATCAACAATCAGGCCAATTACCAGGAAGATTTTGCACCATTTACGAACTCAGGTATTGTATACGAGGAAGGTGACGACCGAGAAGCTATTATGTATCAAGCAGCACACTATGAGTTAGTAGCCTCTGCTCGAGCAGTAAAAATTGGCCATGAAATCAATCCAGACTTTCAAATTGGTTGTATGATTGCGATGTGTCCTATTTATCCTGCAACTTGTAATCCTAAAGACATTTTAATGGCCATGAAGGCTATGCAAAAACGTTATTACTTTACTGACGTACATGTTTTTGGTAAATATCCTGAACACATTCTCAAGTATTGGGAACGTAAAGGAATTTCAGTTGATTTTACAGATCAAGATAAAGAGGATTTACTTGGAGGAACAGTAGACTATATTGGATTTAGTTACTATATGTCTTTTGCTATCGATTCTCATCGTGAGAATAATCCTCATTTCGATTATCTTGAAACGGAAGATTTGGTCAAAAATAATTATGTTCAGGCATCTGAGTGGGAGTGGCAAATTGACCCAGAGGGCTTACGTTATGCATTAAACTGGTTTACTGATCACTATCATCTACCACTTTTTATTGTTGAAAATGGTTTTGGTGCCATAGACCAAGTTGAAGCAGATGGCATGGTTCATGATGATTATCGAATTGATTACCTAGGTGCCCATATTCGTGAAATGAAAAAAGCTGTAGTTGAAGATGGCGTTGATTTAATGGGCTATACACCTTGGGGCTGTATTGACCTGGTTTCAGCCGGTACCGGTGAGATGAGGAAACGTTACGGATTTATCTATGTGGATAAAGATGATGATGGACAGGGAAGTTATGAACGATCACCGAAGAAATCATTTAATTGGTATAAAGAAGTTATTGCATCTAATGGTGCAACGGTAGAATAA
- a CDS encoding SemiSWEET transporter — protein MIGSIAAILTTFAFLPQVVRVVKTKDTESIALGMYVMQVIGIALWLAHGLHIGDLPLILANSVSFLLSGIILIYKLKYK, from the coding sequence ATAATTGGTAGCATTGCAGCAATTTTAACAACATTTGCCTTTTTACCACAAGTTGTGCGTGTGGTAAAAACAAAAGATACTGAATCAATTGCCTTAGGGATGTATGTTATGCAGGTTATTGGTATTGCTTTGTGGCTTGCCCATGGCCTTCATATTGGTGACTTACCTTTGATTTTGGCTAATAGTGTTTCGTTCTTGCTATCTGGTATTATTTTGATTTATAAATTGAAGTACAAATAA
- a CDS encoding PTS cellobiose transporter subunit IIB — protein MAKALIICAAGMSSSLMAKKTTEFLKGKGQDIEVDAISATEGGKAIAASEFDLYLVSPQTKMYFKQFEEAGAKVGKPVVQIPPQAYIPIPMGIEKMANLIVENI, from the coding sequence ATGGCAAAAGCGTTGATTATTTGTGCGGCAGGAATGTCTTCATCACTCATGGCGAAGAAAACAACGGAGTTTCTAAAGGGAAAAGGTCAGGATATAGAGGTTGACGCTATTAGTGCTACTGAAGGCGGAAAAGCTATTGCAGCATCAGAGTTTGATTTGTACCTTGTAAGTCCTCAAACAAAAATGTATTTTAAACAGTTTGAAGAAGCAGGTGCTAAAGTCGGAAAACCAGTTGTTCAAATTCCACCGCAAGCTTATATTCCAATTCCAATGGGAATTGAAAAAATGGCTAATTTAATTGTAGAAAACATCTAA
- the celB gene encoding PTS cellobiose transporter subunit IIC, with translation MDQQNGLFGFLENHVMGPMGKLAQFKVVRAITAAGMAAVPFTIVGSMFLVFSILPQAFSFWPIVADIFSASFDKFTSLYMVANYATMGSLSLYFVLSLAYELTKIYAEEEELNMNPLNGALLALMAFIMTVPQIIFDGGMMKAVGSLKEGAVVVDGWAMGNGVTRFGTTGIFTAIIMAIVTVLIYRTCVKRNWVIKMPEAVPEGVSRGFTALIPGFVVAFVVIFINGALVALGTDIFKVIAIPFGFVANLTNSWIGLMIIYLLTQLLWIVGIHGANIIFAFVNPIALANMAENAAGGHYAVAGEFSNMFVIAGGSGATLGLCLYIAFAAKSEQLKAIGRASVVPALFNINEPLIFGLPIIYNPALAIPFILAPMVTATIYYFVNALHLINPVIAQVPWPTPVGIGAFLGTADLRAVVVALVCAVAAFLVYFPFIRVYDKKLLKEEQEA, from the coding sequence ATGGATCAACAAAACGGATTATTTGGTTTCCTTGAAAATCATGTCATGGGACCAATGGGGAAACTTGCTCAGTTTAAAGTTGTACGTGCAATCACGGCAGCAGGTATGGCAGCTGTACCATTTACTATTGTTGGCTCAATGTTCTTGGTATTTAGTATTTTGCCACAAGCCTTCTCATTCTGGCCAATTGTAGCTGATATTTTCTCAGCTTCATTTGATAAGTTTACTTCTCTATACATGGTTGCTAACTATGCTACTATGGGTTCTCTCTCACTTTACTTTGTTCTCTCACTTGCTTATGAGTTAACCAAAATCTATGCAGAAGAAGAAGAACTAAATATGAATCCTCTTAACGGTGCTCTTCTTGCGCTCATGGCTTTCATTATGACAGTTCCACAAATCATTTTTGACGGTGGAATGATGAAGGCTGTAGGTAGCCTAAAAGAAGGTGCAGTCGTTGTTGACGGTTGGGCAATGGGTAATGGAGTTACTCGCTTTGGTACTACTGGTATTTTCACAGCTATTATCATGGCTATTGTGACAGTCCTTATTTATCGTACATGTGTAAAACGTAATTGGGTTATTAAAATGCCTGAAGCTGTTCCAGAAGGAGTTTCACGTGGATTTACAGCCTTGATTCCAGGATTCGTCGTTGCATTTGTAGTTATCTTTATTAATGGTGCACTCGTAGCGCTGGGAACTGACATCTTTAAAGTTATTGCTATTCCATTTGGGTTTGTTGCTAACCTAACTAACTCATGGATTGGATTAATGATTATTTATCTTTTAACTCAACTTCTCTGGATTGTGGGGATTCATGGCGCGAACATTATCTTTGCTTTCGTTAACCCGATCGCACTTGCTAACATGGCAGAAAATGCTGCTGGTGGACACTATGCTGTAGCTGGTGAATTTTCTAACATGTTTGTTATCGCTGGTGGATCAGGTGCAACTCTTGGCCTTTGTCTATACATTGCTTTTGCTGCTAAGTCAGAGCAACTAAAAGCGATTGGACGTGCCTCAGTTGTTCCAGCATTGTTCAACATTAATGAACCTTTGATTTTTGGTTTGCCAATTATCTATAATCCAGCATTAGCAATTCCATTTATCTTGGCGCCAATGGTTACAGCTACTATTTACTACTTTGTTAATGCATTACATTTGATTAATCCTGTTATTGCACAAGTTCCATGGCCAACGCCAGTTGGAATCGGAGCCTTCTTAGGAACTGCAGACCTCCGTGCGGTTGTGGTTGCTCTTGTCTGTGCAGTTGCTGCCTTCCTTGTTTACTTCCCATTCATCCGTGTTTACGATAAGAAATTGTTAAAAGAAGAACAAGAAGCTTAA